The following are from one region of the Achromobacter xylosoxidans genome:
- a CDS encoding PD-(D/E)XK nuclease family protein, whose product MQDSSPSYPDLSLPDIGGMPAADTLVLTVNNRLSRRLTLELAGLLRQERQVSELPRILPLSAWLADAANELAFETDGDVPAYRLDSFATQLVWTEAIRAEEAERVLLDASQAARLSMDADLLMDEWQLHVPSGADTDEYRGFAKWRVRYRQALAGIDAEDANQGYARVLRALEDGRLPVPRQLVLAGFTDMSPRFRRLLQAFEEQGAAVAQWRDAQRVETPARRFEAADQGAEWRAAAAWAAERLKAHPQGRYAIVSPQLEAESPFARRVLSQALAGRGGEAAYAFNVAVGRPLNEWPMARAALAWLRALAECAPGKGCGVEVLGAALLGGHCAGDVRDRARLASIDARWRRQAQLHVTPQDWRKLLADLPALAQAWNQAMEIWTQGGRQATCDVWMLRMKAALMALGFPGEGVLDSVGYQVMGALGDALGSFSALAPAAGRLGGVAAVNLLESVARSASFQPQRDPQARLDVLGLLEAEGGYWDGVWVLGLTDDVLPASPKPNPLLPLAVLRQAKAPRATPEREREWAEGMYAALCRCAPEIIVSHAHMDGERELRPSPLIAAAALTDWAPASAQALPALPQESLDDAQGPALAAGNRGGGGLDVLDTQARNPLWAFVRHRLGGREMAPYADAATVNVRGQFLHKALELVWGMMPDQDALHEIMAEGRLPALLEQAVAQAADEELKDYAPALRTLECQRAQAVLASWLGMEAQRLPFAVAQVEKNHQWQRGALNLKLRLDRIDTLGDGRNVIVDYKTGVAAAKPEPDWSRSRPVNVQLPFYASVLADAAGGEVAGLVLAQIHARQVAAQGLADEDLGVPGVTLASDSKYFDGLSWPDIRQRWRTAIEALADEYAAGYAANVAYRRDDLKYCDALPFLRLHLDDEDA is encoded by the coding sequence ATGCAGGACTCATCGCCCTCCTATCCCGATCTATCGCTGCCGGACATCGGCGGCATGCCTGCCGCCGATACGCTGGTGCTGACGGTGAACAACCGCCTGTCGCGCCGGCTCACGCTGGAGCTGGCGGGCCTGCTGCGCCAGGAACGCCAGGTCAGCGAATTGCCGCGCATATTGCCGCTGTCCGCCTGGCTGGCCGATGCCGCCAATGAACTCGCGTTCGAGACGGATGGCGATGTGCCTGCCTATCGGCTGGACAGTTTCGCCACGCAGCTGGTGTGGACCGAGGCGATCCGCGCTGAAGAAGCCGAGCGCGTGCTGCTGGATGCGAGCCAGGCCGCGCGTTTGTCGATGGACGCGGACCTGCTGATGGACGAATGGCAACTGCATGTGCCTTCGGGCGCGGATACCGACGAATATCGCGGCTTTGCGAAATGGCGGGTGCGTTACCGTCAGGCGCTGGCCGGCATCGACGCCGAGGACGCCAACCAGGGCTACGCGCGCGTGCTGCGGGCGCTGGAGGACGGACGCCTGCCCGTGCCGCGCCAACTGGTGCTGGCCGGATTCACGGATATGTCGCCGCGCTTTCGTCGGCTCTTGCAGGCGTTTGAAGAGCAGGGCGCGGCCGTCGCGCAGTGGCGCGACGCGCAGCGCGTTGAAACGCCGGCGCGCAGATTCGAGGCTGCGGATCAAGGCGCGGAGTGGCGCGCCGCCGCGGCCTGGGCGGCCGAGCGCCTGAAGGCGCATCCGCAGGGCCGCTACGCCATCGTCTCGCCCCAGCTGGAGGCGGAGTCGCCTTTCGCGCGGCGGGTGTTGAGCCAGGCCCTGGCCGGGCGCGGCGGCGAAGCCGCGTACGCCTTCAACGTGGCCGTGGGACGTCCGTTGAACGAATGGCCGATGGCGCGCGCCGCGCTTGCCTGGTTGCGCGCCCTGGCCGAATGCGCGCCGGGCAAGGGCTGCGGCGTCGAGGTGCTGGGCGCGGCCCTGCTGGGCGGGCATTGCGCGGGCGACGTGCGCGACCGCGCTCGGCTGGCCTCGATCGACGCGCGCTGGCGTCGCCAAGCCCAGCTGCACGTCACTCCGCAGGATTGGCGCAAGCTGCTGGCGGACCTGCCCGCGTTGGCGCAGGCCTGGAATCAGGCCATGGAAATCTGGACGCAGGGCGGCCGCCAGGCCACTTGCGACGTGTGGATGTTGCGCATGAAGGCCGCGCTGATGGCGTTGGGCTTTCCCGGCGAAGGCGTGCTGGACAGCGTTGGCTATCAGGTGATGGGGGCGTTGGGCGATGCGCTGGGCAGTTTTTCGGCGCTGGCGCCGGCCGCCGGGCGCCTGGGCGGCGTGGCCGCCGTGAACCTGCTGGAAAGCGTGGCGCGTTCCGCCTCGTTTCAGCCGCAACGCGATCCGCAGGCGCGCCTGGACGTGCTGGGTTTGCTGGAAGCCGAGGGCGGCTATTGGGACGGCGTCTGGGTGTTGGGCTTGACCGACGACGTGTTGCCGGCCTCGCCCAAGCCCAATCCGCTGTTGCCGCTGGCCGTGTTGCGCCAGGCCAAGGCGCCGCGCGCCACGCCCGAGCGCGAACGCGAATGGGCCGAGGGCATGTACGCGGCGTTGTGCCGTTGCGCGCCCGAGATCATCGTCAGCCATGCGCACATGGACGGCGAGCGCGAGCTGCGTCCGTCGCCGCTGATCGCGGCGGCAGCGCTGACGGACTGGGCGCCCGCCTCGGCGCAAGCGCTGCCGGCCTTGCCGCAGGAATCGCTGGACGATGCGCAAGGACCCGCGTTGGCGGCCGGCAATCGCGGCGGCGGCGGCCTGGACGTGTTGGACACGCAGGCGCGCAATCCGCTGTGGGCCTTCGTGCGGCATCGCCTGGGCGGCCGCGAAATGGCGCCCTATGCGGATGCGGCCACGGTCAACGTGCGCGGCCAGTTTCTGCACAAGGCGCTGGAACTGGTGTGGGGCATGATGCCCGACCAGGACGCGCTGCACGAAATCATGGCCGAGGGCCGCCTGCCTGCCTTGCTGGAACAGGCGGTGGCGCAAGCCGCGGACGAGGAACTGAAGGATTACGCGCCCGCCTTGCGCACGCTGGAATGCCAGCGCGCCCAGGCCGTGCTGGCGTCCTGGCTGGGCATGGAAGCGCAGCGCCTGCCTTTCGCGGTGGCCCAGGTGGAAAAGAACCATCAATGGCAGCGCGGCGCGCTCAACCTGAAGCTGCGGCTGGACCGCATCGACACCCTCGGCGATGGCCGCAACGTCATCGTCGACTACAAGACCGGCGTGGCGGCGGCCAAGCCCGAACCGGACTGGTCGCGCAGCCGCCCCGTGAACGTGCAGCTGCCGTTCTATGCCTCGGTGCTGGCGGACGCCGCGGGCGGCGAAGTGGCGGGCCTGGTGCTGGCGCAGATCCATGCGCGGCAGGTCGCCGCGCAGGGCCTGGCCGACGAAGACCTGGGCGTGCCCGGCGTCACGCTGGCCAGCGACAGCAAGTACTTCGACGGGCTGTCCTGGCCGGATATCCGGCAGCGCTGGCGCACGGCCATCGAAGCGCTGGCCGACGAGTACGCCGCGGGCTACGCGGCCAACGTCGCGTATCGCCGCGATGACCTGAAATATTGCGATGCACTGCCGTTCCTGCGTTTGCATCTGGACGACGAGGACGCATGA
- the recR gene encoding recombination mediator RecR: protein MDPLLPEPEPLVSLIEALRRLPGVGVRSARRMAYHLLQHDPQGADMLGQALAGAVRDLKHCARCNSFSEEEVCGTCVNPKRDPSLLCIVETPADQNMIESSHGYRGLYYVLMGRVAPLEGIGPRELDFERVIKRATDGVVQEVILATNFTAEGETTAHFLGEALGERGLRVTRLARGVPAGSELEYVDAGTIAWALMERKTT from the coding sequence ATGGACCCGCTACTGCCTGAACCCGAGCCGCTCGTCTCGCTGATCGAGGCGCTGCGGCGCCTGCCCGGCGTGGGCGTGCGCTCTGCCCGGCGCATGGCCTATCACCTGCTGCAGCATGACCCGCAAGGCGCGGACATGCTGGGGCAGGCGTTGGCGGGTGCCGTGCGGGACCTGAAGCATTGCGCCCGCTGCAACAGCTTCTCGGAAGAGGAAGTCTGCGGCACCTGCGTCAATCCCAAGCGCGATCCCTCGCTGCTGTGCATCGTCGAGACGCCGGCCGATCAGAACATGATCGAGTCCAGCCACGGCTATCGCGGCCTGTATTACGTGCTGATGGGCCGCGTCGCGCCGCTCGAAGGGATCGGTCCGCGCGAGCTGGATTTCGAGCGGGTGATCAAGCGCGCGACCGACGGCGTGGTGCAGGAGGTCATCCTGGCCACCAACTTCACCGCCGAAGGCGAAACCACCGCCCACTTCCTGGGCGAAGCGCTGGGCGAGCGCGGCCTGCGGGTCACGCGGCTGGCGCGCGGCGTGCCCGCCGGCAGCGAGCTGGAATACGTCGACGCCGGCACCATCGCCTGGGCCCTGATGGAGCGCAAGACCACCTGA
- a CDS encoding YbaB/EbfC family nucleoid-associated protein — protein MMKGQLAGLMRQAQQMQENMKKAQDALADIQVEGASGGGLVKVTMTCRHDVKRVAIDPSLLGDDKDMLEDLVAAAFNDALRKAEATSQEKMASVTAGMPLPPGMKLPF, from the coding sequence ATGATGAAAGGACAACTGGCCGGCCTGATGCGCCAGGCGCAGCAAATGCAGGAAAACATGAAGAAGGCGCAGGACGCGCTGGCCGACATCCAGGTCGAAGGCGCCTCCGGCGGCGGCCTGGTCAAGGTCACCATGACCTGCCGCCACGACGTCAAGCGCGTGGCCATCGATCCGTCGCTGCTGGGCGACGACAAGGACATGCTGGAAGACCTGGTCGCCGCCGCGTTCAACGACGCGCTGCGCAAGGCCGAAGCCACCTCGCAGGAAAAGATGGCCTCGGTCACCGCCGGCATGCCGCTGCCCCCGGGCATGAAGCTGCCGTTCTGA
- a CDS encoding CaiB/BaiF CoA transferase family protein, giving the protein MLALTGLKVLELGTLIAGPFAARIFGEFGADVIKVETPHGPDGTGGGDPIRSWRHLREGNSLWWTVQARNKQSIALNLKDPRARDIARKLALDADVVVENYRPGVLEKWGLGYEQLRAINPALIMVRLSGYGQTGPMKDQPGFGAIGESMGGLRYVSGHPDRPPLRVGISIGDSIAALHGVIGAMMALRHRDATGGRWNGKQGAECQAGQGQMVDVALYEAVFNMMESLVPEYDVAGVVRERTGGALPGIVPSNTYTTRDGQNIVIAGNGDAIFHRLMRAIGRDDLATDPGLVRNDGRAKRVDEIDGAIQQWCGARGIEEALGALKDADVPVGKIYSVADMFSDPQFLARRMIEQHRFPDGTPVKLPAVVPKLSETPGETRWVGPVLGEHTEEVLKSLGYDSAAIEELAKTGAIGLPDN; this is encoded by the coding sequence ATGTTAGCGCTGACCGGACTGAAGGTCCTGGAACTCGGCACGCTCATTGCCGGCCCGTTCGCCGCGCGCATCTTCGGCGAATTCGGCGCCGACGTCATCAAGGTGGAAACGCCCCACGGGCCTGACGGCACGGGCGGCGGCGACCCCATCCGCAGCTGGCGCCATCTGCGCGAGGGCAACTCTCTCTGGTGGACGGTGCAGGCCCGCAACAAGCAATCCATCGCTCTCAACCTGAAAGATCCGCGCGCACGCGACATCGCCCGCAAGCTGGCGCTGGACGCCGACGTGGTGGTCGAGAACTACCGGCCTGGCGTGCTGGAAAAGTGGGGGCTGGGCTACGAGCAGCTGCGCGCGATCAATCCCGCGCTCATCATGGTGCGCCTGTCCGGCTATGGGCAGACCGGGCCCATGAAGGACCAGCCGGGCTTTGGCGCCATCGGCGAATCCATGGGCGGGCTGCGTTACGTGTCGGGCCATCCCGACCGGCCGCCCCTGCGCGTGGGCATCTCCATCGGCGATTCGATCGCCGCGCTGCACGGCGTGATCGGCGCGATGATGGCGCTGCGGCACCGCGACGCCACCGGCGGGCGCTGGAACGGCAAGCAGGGCGCGGAGTGCCAGGCGGGGCAGGGCCAGATGGTGGACGTGGCGCTGTACGAGGCCGTGTTCAACATGATGGAAAGCCTGGTGCCCGAGTACGACGTGGCCGGCGTGGTGCGCGAGCGCACCGGCGGCGCGCTGCCCGGCATCGTGCCTTCGAATACCTACACCACCCGCGATGGGCAGAACATCGTCATCGCCGGCAACGGCGACGCGATTTTCCATCGGTTGATGCGCGCCATCGGCCGCGACGACCTGGCCACGGATCCGGGACTGGTGCGCAACGACGGCCGCGCCAAACGCGTCGACGAGATCGACGGCGCCATCCAGCAATGGTGCGGCGCGCGCGGCATCGAAGAGGCGCTGGGCGCACTGAAGGACGCGGACGTGCCGGTGGGCAAGATCTACAGCGTGGCCGACATGTTCAGCGATCCGCAGTTCCTGGCGCGCCGCATGATAGAGCAGCACCGCTTCCCGGACGGCACGCCGGTCAAGCTGCCGGCCGTCGTGCCCAAGCTGTCGGAGACGCCTGGCGAGACGCGCTGGGTGGGCCCTGTATTAGGGGAACATACCGAGGAAGTCCTGAAATCGCTGGGGTATGATTCAGCGGCTATAGAAGAGCTGGCAAAGACCGGCGCTATCGGTCTGCCCGACAACTAG
- a CDS encoding UvrD-helicase domain-containing protein — protein MAEQERLPHDHMARADALDPIRSFLVQAPAGSGKTELLTDRILALLATVNRPEEIVAITFTRKAASEMHARVLSKLRRGLDAPPEAMHERRSWQLARAALARNDEQGWHLLDHPARLAIRTIDSFCAGLVRSMPWLSELGGMPEITDDARTHYEAAARATLDLADDYEAVRILLKHLDVDVQAAKEAIADMLGQRDQWLPLLRHGSDREGMEAMLAEAIGEDLDALSEAMPYGWADALCGPARLAAANLQDGEAENKLLALLDWTEEPPPDAEALELWQAVAHLLLTGTGTLRKTVNKNQGFPAKCAHKEPFVAWLEAADPDAVWVRRLHAVRDVPAPHFTDAQWEVLGAQLMTLALAVAQLRLRFADTGEVDFIEIAQRAAAALGSADDPGELLLKLDASIRHLLIDEFQDTSQTQLDLLRTLTSGWQQGDGRSLFLVGDPMQSIYRFRKAEVGLFLEVADIGVGELQPDFLNLTDNFRSQAGIVEWVNQSFAQLLPRRSDAAAGAIAYSPSTAFHEALPEPAVRFHPAWSREGAASAETQAEDIAVDLVRQALIDHKGAKHPVAVLVRARSHLGNLTRRLAQEGIRCRAVDLVPLALRPVVADLVQLVRALSHAGDRLAWLSVLRAPYCGLTLTSLQRLFGDDHITPVPVLLERALRIPPQTMPVASANGPQGSLFDAAPEAPDTPSAQSVLGADEFERLRQVAGILLDKRNASGAMPFAAWVESLWRRLGGPALYAGLSVANDAESLFQLVERLAPHGAIDVAALDTGIARLFAAPDAADEDTGAVEIMTMHKSKGLQFETVILYGLHRAPRGDQAPLVRFEQSGGRVLFGPVKPRAETEADPLSRYLGAREARRASYEIDRLLYVAATRARKRLHLVGHVSVDEASGQVKTPSSASLLGRLWPCLAIPTPPSLDGAAVVQEADGPEWQGEPLRRVDRAGLAQLARVADVAVSPGFGAVARGAWGDGGEHPAWQLEAGYDAAIGTLSHAWLARIGQDGVQAWSADALAERLPAMRRQLTRAGIPASQADAASGAVLETLQATLADERGLWLLSQSGARREWPLIDAAGKVSVIDLALSTEDGWLIVDYKTGRPHPGEPPTAFAARMRQRHGDQLLRYCAQVTALDGRTARAALYFPRARAWIDLKE, from the coding sequence ATGGCTGAACAAGAACGCTTGCCGCACGACCACATGGCGCGCGCCGACGCGCTGGATCCGATCCGTTCGTTCCTGGTGCAGGCGCCGGCTGGCTCCGGCAAGACCGAGCTGCTGACGGACCGCATCCTGGCGCTGCTGGCCACGGTGAACCGTCCGGAAGAAATCGTCGCCATCACCTTCACGCGCAAGGCCGCGTCCGAGATGCATGCGCGCGTGCTGAGCAAGCTGCGCCGCGGACTGGACGCGCCGCCGGAAGCCATGCACGAGCGCCGCAGCTGGCAACTTGCGCGCGCCGCGCTGGCGCGCAACGACGAGCAGGGCTGGCATCTGCTGGATCATCCCGCGCGGCTGGCCATCCGCACCATCGACTCGTTCTGCGCGGGTCTGGTGCGCAGCATGCCATGGCTGTCGGAGCTGGGCGGCATGCCCGAGATCACGGATGATGCGCGCACCCACTACGAGGCGGCGGCGCGCGCCACCCTGGACCTCGCCGACGACTATGAGGCCGTGCGCATCCTGCTCAAGCATTTGGACGTGGATGTGCAGGCTGCCAAGGAAGCCATCGCCGACATGCTGGGCCAACGCGACCAGTGGCTGCCGCTGCTGCGCCACGGCTCCGACCGCGAGGGCATGGAAGCCATGCTGGCCGAGGCCATCGGCGAAGACCTGGACGCGCTCAGCGAGGCCATGCCCTATGGCTGGGCCGACGCGCTGTGCGGCCCGGCGCGTCTGGCTGCCGCCAATCTGCAGGATGGAGAGGCGGAAAACAAGCTGCTGGCCTTGCTGGACTGGACGGAAGAGCCGCCGCCTGACGCCGAAGCGCTGGAACTCTGGCAAGCCGTGGCGCATCTGCTGCTGACAGGCACCGGCACCTTGCGCAAGACCGTCAACAAGAACCAGGGCTTTCCCGCCAAGTGCGCGCATAAGGAACCGTTCGTGGCGTGGCTGGAAGCCGCCGACCCGGATGCAGTCTGGGTGCGCCGCCTGCATGCGGTGCGGGACGTGCCCGCGCCGCATTTCACCGATGCGCAATGGGAAGTGCTGGGCGCGCAGCTGATGACGCTGGCGCTGGCGGTGGCGCAATTGCGGCTGCGCTTTGCCGATACGGGCGAGGTCGATTTCATCGAAATCGCGCAGCGCGCCGCGGCCGCGCTGGGCAGCGCCGACGATCCGGGCGAACTGCTGCTGAAGCTGGACGCCTCGATCCGCCATCTGCTCATCGACGAATTCCAGGACACCAGCCAGACCCAGCTGGACCTGCTACGCACGCTGACCTCGGGCTGGCAGCAGGGCGACGGCCGCAGCCTGTTCCTGGTGGGCGATCCGATGCAGTCCATCTACCGTTTCCGCAAGGCGGAAGTGGGTCTGTTCCTGGAAGTCGCCGACATCGGCGTGGGCGAACTGCAGCCGGACTTTCTCAACCTCACCGACAACTTCCGTTCGCAGGCGGGTATTGTCGAATGGGTCAACCAGTCGTTTGCGCAATTGCTGCCCCGGCGTAGCGACGCGGCGGCGGGCGCCATCGCCTACAGCCCGTCCACCGCTTTCCATGAAGCGCTGCCGGAACCCGCCGTGCGTTTTCACCCGGCCTGGTCGCGCGAGGGCGCGGCTTCCGCGGAAACCCAGGCCGAAGACATTGCGGTGGACCTCGTGCGCCAGGCGCTGATCGACCACAAGGGCGCCAAGCACCCCGTCGCCGTGCTGGTGCGCGCGCGCAGCCATCTGGGCAACCTGACCCGCCGCCTGGCGCAGGAAGGCATACGCTGCCGCGCAGTGGACCTGGTGCCGCTGGCCCTGCGGCCGGTGGTCGCGGACCTGGTGCAGCTGGTGCGGGCCTTGTCGCACGCCGGCGATCGTCTGGCCTGGCTGTCGGTGCTGCGCGCGCCGTACTGCGGCTTGACGCTGACCTCTTTGCAGCGCCTGTTCGGCGACGACCACATCACGCCGGTTCCGGTGCTGCTGGAACGCGCGTTGCGGATCCCGCCGCAGACCATGCCGGTGGCCTCGGCCAACGGGCCGCAGGGCTCATTGTTCGATGCGGCGCCCGAAGCGCCGGACACGCCGTCGGCGCAGAGCGTGCTTGGCGCCGACGAGTTCGAGCGCTTGCGTCAGGTGGCGGGCATCCTGCTCGACAAGCGCAATGCCTCGGGCGCCATGCCTTTCGCGGCCTGGGTGGAGTCGTTGTGGCGCCGCCTGGGCGGCCCGGCTCTGTATGCCGGCCTCTCTGTCGCCAACGACGCGGAAAGCCTGTTCCAACTGGTCGAGCGCCTGGCGCCGCACGGCGCCATCGACGTCGCGGCGCTGGACACCGGCATCGCGCGCTTGTTCGCGGCGCCGGACGCGGCGGACGAAGACACGGGCGCGGTCGAAATCATGACCATGCACAAGTCCAAGGGCCTGCAGTTCGAAACCGTCATCCTGTACGGCCTGCACCGCGCGCCGCGCGGCGACCAGGCGCCGCTGGTGCGCTTTGAGCAGAGCGGCGGCCGCGTGCTGTTCGGCCCGGTCAAGCCGCGCGCCGAAACCGAGGCCGACCCTCTGTCGCGCTACCTGGGCGCGCGCGAGGCGCGCCGCGCCTCCTACGAAATCGACCGCCTGCTGTACGTGGCCGCGACGCGGGCGCGCAAGCGCCTGCACCTCGTGGGCCACGTGTCGGTGGACGAAGCCAGCGGCCAGGTCAAGACGCCGTCCTCCGCCAGCCTGCTGGGCCGCTTGTGGCCTTGCCTGGCCATACCGACGCCGCCATCGTTGGATGGCGCAGCGGTAGTGCAGGAGGCCGACGGCCCCGAGTGGCAAGGCGAACCCTTGCGGCGCGTGGACCGCGCCGGCCTGGCTCAACTGGCGCGGGTGGCGGACGTAGCGGTCAGCCCCGGCTTCGGCGCCGTGGCGCGCGGCGCCTGGGGCGATGGCGGCGAACATCCCGCCTGGCAATTGGAGGCCGGCTACGACGCCGCCATCGGCACCTTGTCGCATGCCTGGCTGGCGCGCATCGGCCAGGACGGCGTGCAGGCCTGGTCCGCCGACGCGCTGGCCGAACGCCTGCCCGCCATGCGGCGCCAGCTGACGCGGGCAGGCATCCCGGCCAGTCAGGCCGACGCCGCCTCCGGAGCCGTGCTCGAAACCCTGCAAGCCACCCTCGCCGACGAGCGCGGCTTGTGGCTGCTGTCCCAATCCGGCGCCCGCCGCGAATGGCCCCTGATCGACGCCGCCGGCAAGGTATCCGTCATCGACCTGGCCCTCAGCACCGAGGACGGCTGGCTCATCGTCGACTACAAAACCGGCCGCCCGCATCCCGGCGAACCCCCCACCGCCTTCGCCGCCCGCATGCGCCAACGCCACGGCGACCAACTGCTGCGCTACTGCGCCCAAGTCACCGCCCTGGACGGCCGCACCGCCCGCGCCGCCCTCTACTTCCCAAGAGCACGCGCCTGGATCGACCTGAAGGAATAG
- a CDS encoding DNA polymerase III subunit gamma/tau — MTYLVLARKWRPRSFDTLVGQDHVVRALTHALDTQRLHHAWLFTGTRGVGKTTLSRILAKSLNCETGITSKPCGVCRACTEIDAGRFVDYLELDAASNRGVEEMTQLLEQAVYAPGAGRFKVYMIDEVHMLTGHAFNAMLKTLEEPPPHVKFILATTDPQKIPVTVLSRCLQFNLKQMPADSIVGHLQAVLGQEAVGFDVPALRLIGQAAAGSMRDALSLTDQAIAYSAGNLTEDAVRGMLGTIDQRHLVRLLDALSAGDAKGVLAVADELAIRGLSYAGALADLAVLLSRVAIEQRVRGVTPAEDPLAGDIARLALALHPDAVQLFYSVAVHSRSELTLAPDEYAGFIMACLRMLALNGDAGPQTALEAPAAPARQTADAAAAPAAVAAPAPAAAQPQPAPAAVQMAAAAAPVAAPAAQLAPAAAMPAPPVAAQASEPVEPAAPAAVAQASEPAPAAAEPEPVAPEQAPQAAQPGSVPPWEDLPAAAPAVSEAEAGKTAGSAALAVTPATAAAIAPAPQADDGDGPPAWVDEEIPFEAEGGFAPDNGFTSDPDDDDFETLASAPSAAPPPAARREGPAPARKRQSSRARLTDMTSETWPELAARLPVTGLAAELARQSAWAGVQGDAVILRVAVKTLAESESRVRLQTVLCEHFGQGIRLDVEVGVTGEATAHAVAQAERAARQQAAEEAVAVDPFVQALVADFGGQVVAGSIRHVDSPAAAA; from the coding sequence ATGACTTATCTGGTACTGGCCCGCAAGTGGCGGCCGAGATCGTTCGATACCCTCGTGGGACAGGATCACGTGGTGCGCGCGCTGACGCATGCGCTCGACACCCAACGCCTGCATCACGCCTGGCTGTTCACGGGAACCCGCGGCGTCGGCAAGACCACGCTGTCGCGCATCCTGGCGAAGTCGCTCAACTGCGAAACCGGCATCACCTCCAAGCCTTGCGGCGTCTGTCGCGCCTGCACGGAGATCGATGCCGGACGTTTCGTCGACTACCTCGAACTGGATGCGGCTTCGAACCGCGGCGTCGAGGAAATGACGCAGCTGCTGGAACAGGCGGTGTACGCGCCGGGAGCGGGGCGCTTCAAGGTCTACATGATCGACGAAGTCCACATGCTGACCGGGCATGCGTTCAACGCCATGCTCAAGACGCTGGAAGAGCCGCCGCCGCACGTCAAATTCATCCTCGCGACCACCGACCCGCAGAAGATTCCGGTGACGGTGCTGTCGCGCTGCCTGCAGTTCAATCTGAAGCAGATGCCGGCCGACTCCATCGTCGGCCACCTGCAGGCCGTGCTCGGCCAGGAAGCGGTGGGCTTCGACGTGCCGGCCCTGCGGCTGATCGGGCAGGCGGCCGCGGGTTCCATGCGCGACGCGCTGTCACTGACCGACCAGGCCATCGCCTACAGCGCCGGCAACCTGACCGAGGACGCCGTGCGCGGCATGCTCGGCACCATCGACCAGCGGCATCTGGTGCGCCTGCTGGATGCGCTGTCCGCCGGCGACGCCAAGGGCGTGCTGGCGGTGGCGGATGAACTGGCCATCCGCGGCCTGTCCTATGCCGGCGCCTTGGCCGACCTGGCCGTGCTGCTGTCGCGCGTGGCCATCGAGCAGCGCGTGCGCGGCGTGACGCCCGCCGAGGATCCGCTGGCCGGCGATATCGCCCGGCTGGCGCTGGCCCTGCACCCGGACGCCGTGCAACTGTTCTATTCCGTGGCGGTGCACAGCCGCAGCGAACTGACCCTGGCGCCCGACGAATACGCGGGTTTCATCATGGCCTGCCTGCGCATGCTGGCGCTCAATGGCGACGCCGGCCCGCAGACCGCGCTCGAAGCGCCCGCCGCGCCTGCCCGTCAGACGGCCGATGCGGCCGCAGCGCCGGCGGCAGTCGCCGCGCCTGCGCCCGCCGCGGCGCAGCCCCAGCCCGCCCCCGCAGCCGTTCAGATGGCTGCCGCAGCCGCACCGGTTGCTGCGCCCGCCGCGCAGCTCGCCCCCGCCGCCGCGATGCCCGCGCCGCCCGTGGCCGCGCAGGCATCCGAGCCGGTCGAACCGGCCGCGCCTGCAGCCGTCGCGCAGGCGTCCGAACCGGCTCCGGCCGCTGCGGAACCCGAACCGGTTGCGCCGGAACAAGCTCCGCAAGCCGCTCAGCCAGGCAGCGTGCCGCCTTGGGAAGACCTGCCGGCCGCTGCACCGGCCGTGTCTGAAGCCGAAGCAGGCAAGACCGCCGGCTCGGCTGCGCTGGCCGTCACGCCTGCCACCGCCGCAGCCATCGCGCCCGCGCCGCAAGCCGATGACGGCGACGGCCCGCCCGCCTGGGTCGACGAAGAAATCCCGTTCGAAGCCGAAGGCGGCTTCGCACCGGACAACGGTTTTACGTCGGACCCCGACGACGATGATTTCGAAACCCTGGCCAGCGCGCCTTCGGCCGCGCCGCCCCCCGCGGCCCGCCGCGAAGGTCCGGCGCCCGCGCGCAAGCGGCAGTCGTCGCGCGCCCGCCTGACGGACATGACGTCGGAAACCTGGCCCGAGCTGGCCGCCCGCCTGCCGGTCACCGGCCTGGCGGCGGAACTGGCGCGCCAGAGCGCATGGGCCGGCGTGCAGGGCGATGCCGTCATCCTGCGCGTGGCCGTCAAGACGCTGGCCGAAAGCGAAAGCCGCGTCCGTCTGCAGACGGTGTTGTGCGAACATTTCGGCCAGGGCATACGGCTGGACGTCGAGGTCGGCGTGACGGGCGAGGCGACGGCGCATGCCGTGGCCCAGGCCGAACGCGCCGCCCGCCAGCAGGCCGCCGAAGAGGCGGTCGCGGTCGACCCGTTCGTACAGGCGCTCGTCGCCGATTTCGGCGGCCAGGTCGTCGCCGGCTCGATCCGTCACGTCGATTCCCCGGCCGCCGCTGCCTGA